A single Cottoperca gobio chromosome 3, fCotGob3.1, whole genome shotgun sequence DNA region contains:
- the nae1 gene encoding NEDD8-activating enzyme E1 regulatory subunit isoform X1, translated as MAATKASKEQKYDRQLRLWGDHGQESLENAHVCLINATATGTEILKNLVLPGIGAFTIVDGHTVSGEDVGNNFFLSNNSIGKNRAQAATELLQELNSDVSGNFVEESPDKLLDNDPEFFHRFTIVIGVQLPESTCLRLGSVLWSASVPFLVCKSYGLIGYMRLVVQEHTVIESHPDNALEDLRLYKPFAELKNHIDSYDLDSMDKKDHSHTPWIIIVAKHLEKWLSEHNCQAPKNYKEKEAFRQFIREGILKNENDVPEDEENFEEAIKNVNTALNPTKIPSAVDDLFNSEQCNSITSQTPSFWLMLRAVKEFALNEGNGSLPVRGTIPDMIADSQKFINLQNVYREKAMQDAGAVCKHVESLLQSFGKPPESVSEKDIKLFCKNSSFLRVVRCRSLAEEYNVDSVNKDEITSSMDNPDSEMVFYLMLRAVDRFYQQHSRYPGVYNYQVEDDISKLKLCVTSLLQEYSLNVNIKDDYIHEFCRYGAAEPHTVAAFLGGSAAQEAIKIISHQFVPFNNTFIYNAMSQTSATLQL; from the exons ATGGCAGCCACCAAAGCTTCCAAAGAACAGAAATACGACAGACAACTCAG GCTGTGGGGTGACCATGGTCAAGAGTCACTGGAGAATGCACATGTTTGTCTTATCAACGCCACAGCAACTGGGACAGAGATACTGAAGAACCTAGTACTTCCAG GTATTGGAGCATTCACCATCGTTGATGGACACACGGTTTCAGGGGAAGATGTTGGAAACAA CTTTTTTCTTAGCAACAACAGCATTGGAAAG AACAGAGCACAGGCTGCCACTGAGCTGCTACAAGAACTTAACAGTGATGTGTCTGGAAACTTTGTCGAGGAG AGTCCAGACAAGCTTCTGGACAATGATCCTGAGTTTTTCCACAGGTTTACCATAGTCATCGGTGTCCAGTTGCCAGAAAG CACATGTTTGAGGCTCGGCTCAGTTCTGTGGAGTGCCTCAGTACCTTTCCTAGTCTGTAAGAGCTACGGTCTGATTGGCTACATGAGACTCGTGGTGCAGGAGCATACAG TGATTGAATCCCACCCCGACAATGCCTTGGAGGACCTGAGGTTATACAAGCCTTTTGCCGAATTAAAGAACCACATTGATTCTTACGACCTTGACAGCATGGACAAGAAG GATCACAGCCACACACCGTGGATTATCATTGTTGCTAAGCACCTGGAGAAATGGCTCAGTGAg CACAACTGTCAGGCACCGAAAAATTACAAAGAGAAAGAGGCCTTCAGACAGTTTATTCGAGAAG GGATCCTGAAGAATGAGAATGATGTGCCAGAGGACGAAGAAAACTTTGAAGAAGCAATTAAGAATGTCAATACTGCTTTAAATCCAACAAAG ATTCCTAGTGCTGTTGATGACCTCTTCAATAGTGAGCAGTGTAACAGCATCACATCACAG ACCCCGTCCTTCTGGCTGatgctgagagctgttaaggaGTTTGCTCTCAATGAAGGCAATGGAAGCCTGCCTGTACGGGGAACCATCCCAGATATGATCGCAGACTCTCAGAAGTTCATCAACCTTCAAAATGT ttacAGGGAAAAGGCGATGCAGGATGCAGGAGCTGTTTGTAAGCATGTAGAAAGTCTATTGCAGTCTTTTGGAAAG CCGCCAGAGAGCGTCTCTGAAAAGGACATCAAACTTTTCT GTAAGAATTCATCATTTCTGAGGGTGGTGCGCTGCAGATCTCTGGCTGAAGAATATAATGTGGATTCAGTAAATAAAGATGAAATCA CCTCAAGCATGGACAATCCAGACAGTGAGATGGTCTTCTACCTCATGCTGCGCGCTGTTGATCGCTTCTATCAGCAGCACTCCCGCTACCCAG GAGTTTATAACTACCAGGTGGAGGACGACATCAGCAAGCTGAAGCTCTGTGTGACCAGCCTACTGCAGGAGTACAGCCTCAACGTCAACATCAAAGACGATTACATCCACGAGTT CTGTCGATATGGTGCAGCAGAGCCACACACAGTCGCTGCATTTTTAGGAG GATCTGCTGCTCAAGAGGCCATCAAGATCATCAGCCACCAGTTTGTGCCCttcaacaacactttcatttaCAACGCAATGTCGCAGACCTCTGCTACCTTACAGTTGTGA
- the nae1 gene encoding NEDD8-activating enzyme E1 regulatory subunit isoform X3, whose product MDTRFQGKMLETTFFLATTALERTEHRLPLSCYKNLTVMCLETLSRRFTIVIGVQLPESTCLRLGSVLWSASVPFLVCKSYGLIGYMRLVVQEHTVIESHPDNALEDLRLYKPFAELKNHIDSYDLDSMDKKDHSHTPWIIIVAKHLEKWLSEHNCQAPKNYKEKEAFRQFIREGILKNENDVPEDEENFEEAIKNVNTALNPTKIPSAVDDLFNSEQCNSITSQTPSFWLMLRAVKEFALNEGNGSLPVRGTIPDMIADSQKFINLQNVYREKAMQDAGAVCKHVESLLQSFGKPPESVSEKDIKLFCKNSSFLRVVRCRSLAEEYNVDSVNKDEITSSMDNPDSEMVFYLMLRAVDRFYQQHSRYPGVYNYQVEDDISKLKLCVTSLLQEYSLNVNIKDDYIHEFCRYGAAEPHTVAAFLGGSAAQEAIKIISHQFVPFNNTFIYNAMSQTSATLQL is encoded by the exons ATGGACACACGGTTTCAGGGGAAGATGTTGGAAACAA CTTTTTTCTTAGCAACAACAGCATTGGAAAG AACAGAGCACAGGCTGCCACTGAGCTGCTACAAGAACTTAACAGTGATGTGTCTGGAAACTTTGTCGAGGAG GTTTACCATAGTCATCGGTGTCCAGTTGCCAGAAAG CACATGTTTGAGGCTCGGCTCAGTTCTGTGGAGTGCCTCAGTACCTTTCCTAGTCTGTAAGAGCTACGGTCTGATTGGCTACATGAGACTCGTGGTGCAGGAGCATACAG TGATTGAATCCCACCCCGACAATGCCTTGGAGGACCTGAGGTTATACAAGCCTTTTGCCGAATTAAAGAACCACATTGATTCTTACGACCTTGACAGCATGGACAAGAAG GATCACAGCCACACACCGTGGATTATCATTGTTGCTAAGCACCTGGAGAAATGGCTCAGTGAg CACAACTGTCAGGCACCGAAAAATTACAAAGAGAAAGAGGCCTTCAGACAGTTTATTCGAGAAG GGATCCTGAAGAATGAGAATGATGTGCCAGAGGACGAAGAAAACTTTGAAGAAGCAATTAAGAATGTCAATACTGCTTTAAATCCAACAAAG ATTCCTAGTGCTGTTGATGACCTCTTCAATAGTGAGCAGTGTAACAGCATCACATCACAG ACCCCGTCCTTCTGGCTGatgctgagagctgttaaggaGTTTGCTCTCAATGAAGGCAATGGAAGCCTGCCTGTACGGGGAACCATCCCAGATATGATCGCAGACTCTCAGAAGTTCATCAACCTTCAAAATGT ttacAGGGAAAAGGCGATGCAGGATGCAGGAGCTGTTTGTAAGCATGTAGAAAGTCTATTGCAGTCTTTTGGAAAG CCGCCAGAGAGCGTCTCTGAAAAGGACATCAAACTTTTCT GTAAGAATTCATCATTTCTGAGGGTGGTGCGCTGCAGATCTCTGGCTGAAGAATATAATGTGGATTCAGTAAATAAAGATGAAATCA CCTCAAGCATGGACAATCCAGACAGTGAGATGGTCTTCTACCTCATGCTGCGCGCTGTTGATCGCTTCTATCAGCAGCACTCCCGCTACCCAG GAGTTTATAACTACCAGGTGGAGGACGACATCAGCAAGCTGAAGCTCTGTGTGACCAGCCTACTGCAGGAGTACAGCCTCAACGTCAACATCAAAGACGATTACATCCACGAGTT CTGTCGATATGGTGCAGCAGAGCCACACACAGTCGCTGCATTTTTAGGAG GATCTGCTGCTCAAGAGGCCATCAAGATCATCAGCCACCAGTTTGTGCCCttcaacaacactttcatttaCAACGCAATGTCGCAGACCTCTGCTACCTTACAGTTGTGA
- the nae1 gene encoding NEDD8-activating enzyme E1 regulatory subunit isoform X2 yields the protein MAATKASKEQKYDRQLRLWGDHGQESLENAHVCLINATATGTEILKNLVLPAFFLATTALERTEHRLPLSCYKNLTVMCLETLSRRFTIVIGVQLPESTCLRLGSVLWSASVPFLVCKSYGLIGYMRLVVQEHTVIESHPDNALEDLRLYKPFAELKNHIDSYDLDSMDKKDHSHTPWIIIVAKHLEKWLSEHNCQAPKNYKEKEAFRQFIREGILKNENDVPEDEENFEEAIKNVNTALNPTKIPSAVDDLFNSEQCNSITSQTPSFWLMLRAVKEFALNEGNGSLPVRGTIPDMIADSQKFINLQNVYREKAMQDAGAVCKHVESLLQSFGKPPESVSEKDIKLFCKNSSFLRVVRCRSLAEEYNVDSVNKDEITSSMDNPDSEMVFYLMLRAVDRFYQQHSRYPGVYNYQVEDDISKLKLCVTSLLQEYSLNVNIKDDYIHEFCRYGAAEPHTVAAFLGGSAAQEAIKIISHQFVPFNNTFIYNAMSQTSATLQL from the exons ATGGCAGCCACCAAAGCTTCCAAAGAACAGAAATACGACAGACAACTCAG GCTGTGGGGTGACCATGGTCAAGAGTCACTGGAGAATGCACATGTTTGTCTTATCAACGCCACAGCAACTGGGACAGAGATACTGAAGAACCTAGTACTTCCAG CTTTTTTCTTAGCAACAACAGCATTGGAAAG AACAGAGCACAGGCTGCCACTGAGCTGCTACAAGAACTTAACAGTGATGTGTCTGGAAACTTTGTCGAGGAG GTTTACCATAGTCATCGGTGTCCAGTTGCCAGAAAG CACATGTTTGAGGCTCGGCTCAGTTCTGTGGAGTGCCTCAGTACCTTTCCTAGTCTGTAAGAGCTACGGTCTGATTGGCTACATGAGACTCGTGGTGCAGGAGCATACAG TGATTGAATCCCACCCCGACAATGCCTTGGAGGACCTGAGGTTATACAAGCCTTTTGCCGAATTAAAGAACCACATTGATTCTTACGACCTTGACAGCATGGACAAGAAG GATCACAGCCACACACCGTGGATTATCATTGTTGCTAAGCACCTGGAGAAATGGCTCAGTGAg CACAACTGTCAGGCACCGAAAAATTACAAAGAGAAAGAGGCCTTCAGACAGTTTATTCGAGAAG GGATCCTGAAGAATGAGAATGATGTGCCAGAGGACGAAGAAAACTTTGAAGAAGCAATTAAGAATGTCAATACTGCTTTAAATCCAACAAAG ATTCCTAGTGCTGTTGATGACCTCTTCAATAGTGAGCAGTGTAACAGCATCACATCACAG ACCCCGTCCTTCTGGCTGatgctgagagctgttaaggaGTTTGCTCTCAATGAAGGCAATGGAAGCCTGCCTGTACGGGGAACCATCCCAGATATGATCGCAGACTCTCAGAAGTTCATCAACCTTCAAAATGT ttacAGGGAAAAGGCGATGCAGGATGCAGGAGCTGTTTGTAAGCATGTAGAAAGTCTATTGCAGTCTTTTGGAAAG CCGCCAGAGAGCGTCTCTGAAAAGGACATCAAACTTTTCT GTAAGAATTCATCATTTCTGAGGGTGGTGCGCTGCAGATCTCTGGCTGAAGAATATAATGTGGATTCAGTAAATAAAGATGAAATCA CCTCAAGCATGGACAATCCAGACAGTGAGATGGTCTTCTACCTCATGCTGCGCGCTGTTGATCGCTTCTATCAGCAGCACTCCCGCTACCCAG GAGTTTATAACTACCAGGTGGAGGACGACATCAGCAAGCTGAAGCTCTGTGTGACCAGCCTACTGCAGGAGTACAGCCTCAACGTCAACATCAAAGACGATTACATCCACGAGTT CTGTCGATATGGTGCAGCAGAGCCACACACAGTCGCTGCATTTTTAGGAG GATCTGCTGCTCAAGAGGCCATCAAGATCATCAGCCACCAGTTTGTGCCCttcaacaacactttcatttaCAACGCAATGTCGCAGACCTCTGCTACCTTACAGTTGTGA
- the ca7 gene encoding carbonic anhydrase 7: MTGNHWGYGKEDGPTAWHKNYPVAEGDRQSPIDIIPNQTSHDSSLGPIVLNYDHCTSINIANNGHSVVVEFEDSDDRSVIRGGPLDNPYRLKQFHFHWGGKGCHGSEHTVAGNSYASELHLVHWNAVKYKTFGEAATAPDGLAVLGIFLETGDEHRWLHMITDALYTVKFKGSVTDFKGFNPKCLLPSSLQYWTYLGSLTTPPLHESVIWIVVKDPIVVSEKQLGKFRTLVFTGEEEDQRTRMENNFRPPQLLKGRKVRSSN; encoded by the exons ATGACAGGGAACCACTGGGGTTATGGAAAAGAGGACG GTCCAACAGCATGGCACAAAAACTACCCCGTTGCCGAGGGGGACCGGCAGTCTCCCATTGACATCATCCCTAATCAGACTTCACATGACTCCAGTCTGGGTCCGATTGTCCTGAACTACGATCACTGTACTTCCATCAACATCGCTAACAATGGACACTCTGTTGTTGTGGAGTTTGAGGACTCTGATGACCGTTCAG TGATCCGGGGAGGACCTCTTGACAACCCCTACAGGCTGAAACAGTTTCACTTCCACTGGGGCGGAAAAGGCTGCCATGGCTCTGAGCACACTGTTGCAGGAAATAGCTATGCTTCTGAG CTTCATTTGGTACACTGGAATGCCGTCAAGTACAAGACGTTTGGGGAGGCGGCAACGGCTCCTGACGGCCTCGCTGTCCTCGGCATCTTTTTAGAA ACAGGTGACGAACACAGATGGCTTCACATGATAACGGACGCTTTGTACACAGTGAAGTTTAAA GGCAGTGTCACAGATTTCAAAGGTTTCAACCCTAAGTGCCTCCTGCCCAGCAGCCTCCAGTACTGGACCTACCTGGGATCTCTGACCACACCCCCCCTGCACGAGAGCGTCATCTGGATCGTCGTGAAGGACCCAATCGTAGTATCTGaaaaacag CTGGGCAAGTTTAGAACACTTGTGTTcactggagaggaagaggatcAGAGGACACGCATGGAAAACAACTTTAGGCCTCCCCAACTTCTCAAAGGAAGGAAAGTGCGTTCCTCCAATTAA